The following proteins are co-located in the Solea solea chromosome 21, fSolSol10.1, whole genome shotgun sequence genome:
- the rangap1b gene encoding ran GTPase-activating protein 1b: MASDDIAQLADALSKTHVGDGELSYKGLGLKLDDAVSVEELVREIEQYQGLRALRLEGNTVGVEATRAIAKALETKDLLQRCYWSDMFTGRLRSEIPTALRSLGSSVMIAGARLTELDLSDNAFGPDGVKGIEQLLKSPSCHSLRELRLNNCGMGVGGGKILAEALIQCYRQSSSHGAPLNLRVFIAGRNRLENEGASALAKAFQMIGSLEEVHMPQNGINHKGVAALASAMQHNPELRVLNLNDNTFTKKGTVAMAQALRCLRNVQVINFGDCLVRSEGAIALAAVLREGLPVLKALNLSFGEITEAAALVVAQAVMDKPYMEKVDLNGNCLGEEGCEALREVMESMDKGDILASLSDDEGEPDDEEEEEEEDEEEEEEEEDDDVIDDSNEDDEEDEDIKENGVTRKDDSPAKHHHPAEIMSFLSSPSVEKLLQLGDMRTDLLHQVDVSDPHKSADVLLKVASLYGEEPETKTAVLETIDDVLKKLLSGSTLQSHCFLTSLLLMMGLLKGEGKMKKVSLVPGHLLCLEHAVQQEYFPRHYASLLHNFMSKNGDALHSCGAAREKLSSALEKRCDEKH, translated from the exons ATGGCTTCAGATGACATCGCACAACTGGCTGACGCTCTCTCCAAGACTCATGTCGGTGATGGAGAGTTGAGCTATAAAGGCCTGGGACTGAAGCTGGATGATGCAGTTTCAG tggagGAGCTGGTCCGTGAGATAGAGCAGTACCAGGGACTGAGGGCTCTGCGTCTGGAGGGGAACACTGTCGGCGTGGAGGCAACACGGGCCATCGCCAAGGCTCTGGAGACCAAAGACCTgctccag AGATGTTATTGGAGCGACATGTTCACAGGAAGACTCCGCTCTGAAATACCAACAGCTCTG aggTCCTTGGGCAGTTCAGTAATGATTGCAGGAGCCAGGCTGACTGAGTTGGACCTGAGTGATAACGCTTTTGGGCCGGACGGTGTGAAGGGTATCGAGCAGTTGTTGAAAAGCCCGTCTTGCCACAGCTTGAGGGAGCTGAGACTCAACAACTGTGGCATGGGGGTAGGAGGAGGAAAA ATCTTGGCCGAAGCTCTGATCCAGTGCTACAGACAGTCATCATCCCACGGAGCTCCACTTAATCTCAGAGTCTTCATCGCGGGGAGGAACCGCCTGGAAAATGAAGGAGCCAGTGCTCTGGCCAAGGCCTTTCAG ATGATAGGCAGTCTGGAAGAAGTCCACATGCCCCAGAATGGTATCAACCACAAGGGCGTGGCAGCGTTGGCTTCAGCCATGCAACACAACCCAGAGCTCCGTGTCCTCAACCTCAACGACAACACCTTCACCAAGAAGGGAACAGTGGCCATGGCACAG GCTCTGCGGTGTCTGAGGAATGTCCAGGTGATCAACTTTGGTGACTGTCTGGTTCGCTCTGAAGGAGCCATTGCCCTTGCTGCAGTTTTGAGAGAAGGACTGCCAGTCCTCAAG GCGCTGAATTTGTCGTTTGGTGAGATCACTGAGGCGGCAGCGCTGGTCGTGGCTCAGGCTGTCATGGACAAACCTTACATGGAGAAGGTGGATCTGAACG GAAACTGTCTAGGAGAAGAAGGCTGTGAGGCTTTGAGAGAGGTGATGGAGAGCATGGATAAAGGAGACATTCTGGCATCACTCAG TGATGATGAGGGTGAACCTGAtgacgaggaagaggaagaggaggaggatgaggaggaggaggaggaggaggaggatgatgatgtgatcGATGACTCTAATGAAGAcgatgaggaagatgaagacATTAAGGAAAATGGTGTCACAAGAAAAGACGACAGTCCTGCTAAACATCATCACCCA GCCGAGATCATGTCCTTTCTCAGCAGCCCCTCAGTTGAGAAACTTCTTCAGCTTGGAGACATGAGGACAGACCTGCTGCACCAG gTTGACGTGTCTGATCCCCACAAATCCGCCGACGTCCTTCTGAAAGTTGCTTCTTTGTACGGCGAGGAACCAGAGACGAAGACAGCTGTTCTAGAAACTATTG ATGATGTACTGAAAAAGCTCCTCTCTGGTTCGACCCTCCAGTCTCACTGCTTCCTCACCTCACTGCTGCTTATGATGGGACTACTGAAG GGTGAAGGAAAGATGAAAAAGGTGTCACTAGTCCCTGGACATCTGCTGTGTTTGGAACATGCCGTCCAGCAGGAATATTTCCCCCGACATTATGCCTCACTGCTTCACAACTTCATGTCCAA GAACGGTGATGCTCTCCATTCCTGTGGTGCTgccagagagaagctgagctctGCTCTGGAGAAGAGGTGcgatgaaaaacactga
- the chadlb gene encoding chondroadherin-like b isoform X2 gives MASKGPAAGLNHSKTMMFPHLWAPLLHLLLLGIYAAHAAKCPQQCVCDQIQLTVACVNKNLTQVPPTLDEITVKLDLRGNDIQELPSGAFKHTPYLTHLSLQRSNIRRVKEGAFRGLGRLVFLNLANNNIEILYQESFDGLSSLKQLLIDRNRVEEIQPGAFSQLGFLNLLSITHNRLVYIPNMAFQGLQNIKWLRLSHNSLNYLDTEAFASLFTLNRLSLDHNELQFFPTETMTRLQGVTRLDLSYNPMTYLGEEVVSMAKLTHLFLDHMSLQDMANTAVSKSPSLIHLDISYNQLRVIQPFSEGSSNLARLNLAGNPIYCNCYLRPLREWAIRSKVKLMGTCGGPAHFSGENLDTVYPPQLRCQSQEAMLKAEFEEASRITPPPTQEPENKIKCPANCVCEAETHHSSCENRGHSKVPRGFSPATRFLDLRGNHFHYIPSNSFPGVAQVVSLHLQRCKIVEVEDGAFSGMKGLTYLYLSENDLTSLSPDAFKGLPQLTYLHLEKNRFTIFPKGAFNPVPSLLALHLENNAITKLEAGILTGAEGLRSLYLTGNAIVNMSPKALDQATDLDTLHLGGNKLKEVPTEALSRVENLRDLRLSGNSIRWVGPNAFRPLESSLKELYLDNMGLEKMSQNSLAGLGPGLRSLFLEGNQLEEVPDLHPLTSLEVINLADNPMMCDCPLLPLRLWIEKVNLKVRATCANPPELKGRRVKDVHIFKACPGGEGLPSTPTAAPKSTTAPKPKLMHIKKPKSKSRPRKSPNTRKAAAAAAAAKKAKRRSMA, from the exons ATGGCCAGTAAAGGACCTGCAGCCGGACTGAACCACAGCAAAACTATG ATGTTTCCCCATCTCTGGGCTCCACTGCTCCACCTGCTGCTCCTCGGCATCTATGCAGCACATGCTGCTAAATgtccacagcagtgtgtgtgtgaccagatCCAGCTCACCGTCGCCTGCGTCAACAAGAACCTCACCCAAGTTCCTCCTACTCTAGATGAG atcacagtgaaGTTAGATCTTCGAGGAAATGACATCCAGGAACTTCCCAGTGGGGCTTTCAAACACACGCCCTACCTGACTCACCTGTCACTGCAGCGCTCCAACATCCGCAGGGTGAAGGAGGGGGCTTTTCGTGGCCTTGGTCGCTTGGTCTTCCTTAATCTGGccaacaacaacattgaaatCCTCTACCAG GAGTCATTCGATGGTCTGTCCTCACTGAAGCAGCTCTTGATTGACCGTAACCGCGTGGAAGAGATTCAACCTGGGGCTTTCTCTCAGCTGGGCTTCCTCAACCTGCTCTCCATTACACACAATCGTCTCGTCTACATCCCCAATATGGCCTTCCAG GGTTTGCAGAACATCAAATGGCTTCGTCTCAGTCACAACTCTCTAAACTACCTGGACACGGAGGCCTTCGCTAGTCTGTTCACACTCAACCGTCTCAGTCTGGACCACAATGAGCTGCAGTTCTTCCCCACTGAGACCATGACCAG ACTGCAAGGGGTGACCCGTCTGGATCTGAGCTATAACCCCATGACTTACCTCGGAGAAGAAGTAGTGTCCATGGCCAAGCTCACCCACTTGTTCCTGGACCACATGTCCCTTCAGGACATGGCCAACACTGCGGTTTCCAAATCCCCCAGCCTCATCCACCTGGACATCAGCTACAACCAGCTACGTGTCATCCAGCCTTTCTCTGAAGGGTCATCAAACCTGGCACGCCTGAACCTGGCCGGGAACCCCATCTACTGCAACTGCTACCTGCGACCACTCAG GGAGTGGGCGATCCGCAGCAAGGTGAAGCTGATGGGCACGTGTGGAGGACCAGCTCATTTCTCTGGAGAAAACCTGGACACAGTCTACCCTCCACAGCTGCGCTGCCAGAGCCAGGAGGCCATGCTGAAGGCTGAGTTTGAGGAGGCATCCAGGATCACTCCACCACCCACTCAAGAGCCAGAGAACAAAATCAAGTGTCCTGCCAACTGTGTCTGCGAG GCTGAGACGCACCACTCTTCCTGTGAAAACCGTGGTCACTCAAAAGTTCCCCGGGGTTTCTCTCCCGCCACGCGTTTCCTCGACCTCCGTGGCAACCACTTCCACTACATTCCCAGCAACAGCTTCCCTGGTGTTGCCCAGGTTGTGTCTCTGCACCTGCAGCGCTGCAAGATTGTGGAGGTGGAGGACGGCGCTTTCAGTGGGATGAAGGGACTGACCTACCTGTACCTGTCAGAGAATGACCTCACTTCCCTCAGCCCTGATGCCTTTAAAG GTCTCCCTCAGCTGACTTACCTGCATCTGGAGAAAAACCGCTTCACCATCTTCCCCAAAGGAGCCTTTAATCCGGTGCCCAGCCTGCTGGCACTTCACTTGGAGAACAACGCCATCACCAAGCTGGAAGCGGGCATCTTGACCGGAGCTGAGGGTCTCAGATCTCTGTACCTCACTGGAAATGCCATTGTTAACATGTCGCCCAAAGCTCTGGACCAAGCCACTGACCTTGATACACTTCACCTGGGAGGAAACAAGTTGAAGGAGGTGCCCACCGAAGCACTGAGCAGGGTGGAGAACCTCAGAGACCTGAGGTTGTCGGGGAATTCCATCCGCTGGGTGGGGCCAAATGCTTTCCGACCTCTGGAGAGCTCACTGAAGGAGCTGTATCTGGATAACATGGGACTGGAGAAG ATGTCACAGAACTCTCTGGCAGGTCTGGGTCCAGGGTTGAGGAGTCTCTTCCTGGAGGGCAACCAGCTGGAAGAGGTGCCTGACCTCCATCCTCTCACCTCTCTGGAGGTCATCAACCTGGCTGACAATCCTATGATGTGTGACTGCCCCCTGCTGCCACTACGCTT ATGGATCGAGAAGGTCAACCTGAAGGTACGAGCCACCTGTGCCAATCCTCCCGAGCTGAAGGGTCGCAGGGTCAAGGACGTCCACATCTTCAAAGCCTGCCCCGGAGGAGAAGGTCTCCCCTCCACCCCAACTGCCGCCCCAAAGTCCACCACGGCACCCAAACCTAAGCTGATGCACATCAAAAAGCCCAAATCCAAATCCAGACCTCGCAAGAGTCCAAACAccagaaaagcagcagcagcagcagcagcagccaagaAAGCAAAGAGAAGAAGCATGGCGTGA
- the chadlb gene encoding chondroadherin-like b isoform X1 yields the protein MASKGPAAGLNHSKTMMFPHLWAPLLHLLLLGIYAAHAAKCPQQCVCDQIQLTVACVNKNLTQVPPTLDEITVKLDLRGNDIQELPSGAFKHTPYLTHLSLQRSNIRRVKEGAFRGLGRLVFLNLANNNIEILYQESFDGLSSLKQLLIDRNRVEEIQPGAFSQLGFLNLLSITHNRLVYIPNMAFQGLQNIKWLRLSHNSLNYLDTEAFASLFTLNRLSLDHNELQFFPTETMTRLQGVTRLDLSYNPMTYLGEEVVSMAKLTHLFLDHMSLQDMANTAVSKSPSLIHLDISYNQLRVIQPFSEGSSNLARLNLAGNPIYCNCYLRPLREWAIRSKVKLMGTCGGPAHFSGENLDTVYPPQLRCQSQEAMLKAEFEEASRITPPPTQEPENKIKCPANCVCEAETHHSSCENRGHSKVPRGFSPATRFLDLRGNHFHYIPSNSFPGVAQVVSLHLQRCKIVEVEDGAFSGMKGLTYLYLSENDLTSLSPDAFKGLPQLTYLHLEKNRFTIFPKGAFNPVPSLLALHLENNAITKLEAGILTGAEGLRSLYLTGNAIVNMSPKALDQATDLDTLHLGGNKLKEVPTEALSRVENLRDLRLSGNSIRWVGPNAFRPLESSLKELYLDNMGLEKMSQNSLAGLGPGLRSLFLEGNQLEEVPDLHPLTSLEVINLADNPMMCDCPLLPLRLWIEKVNLKVRATCANPPELKGRRVKDVHIFKACPGGEGLPSTPTAAPKSTTAPKPKLMHIKKPKSKSRPRKSPNTRKAAAAAAAAKKAKRRSMAVNSSVLLSSTSSAAP from the exons ATGGCCAGTAAAGGACCTGCAGCCGGACTGAACCACAGCAAAACTATG ATGTTTCCCCATCTCTGGGCTCCACTGCTCCACCTGCTGCTCCTCGGCATCTATGCAGCACATGCTGCTAAATgtccacagcagtgtgtgtgtgaccagatCCAGCTCACCGTCGCCTGCGTCAACAAGAACCTCACCCAAGTTCCTCCTACTCTAGATGAG atcacagtgaaGTTAGATCTTCGAGGAAATGACATCCAGGAACTTCCCAGTGGGGCTTTCAAACACACGCCCTACCTGACTCACCTGTCACTGCAGCGCTCCAACATCCGCAGGGTGAAGGAGGGGGCTTTTCGTGGCCTTGGTCGCTTGGTCTTCCTTAATCTGGccaacaacaacattgaaatCCTCTACCAG GAGTCATTCGATGGTCTGTCCTCACTGAAGCAGCTCTTGATTGACCGTAACCGCGTGGAAGAGATTCAACCTGGGGCTTTCTCTCAGCTGGGCTTCCTCAACCTGCTCTCCATTACACACAATCGTCTCGTCTACATCCCCAATATGGCCTTCCAG GGTTTGCAGAACATCAAATGGCTTCGTCTCAGTCACAACTCTCTAAACTACCTGGACACGGAGGCCTTCGCTAGTCTGTTCACACTCAACCGTCTCAGTCTGGACCACAATGAGCTGCAGTTCTTCCCCACTGAGACCATGACCAG ACTGCAAGGGGTGACCCGTCTGGATCTGAGCTATAACCCCATGACTTACCTCGGAGAAGAAGTAGTGTCCATGGCCAAGCTCACCCACTTGTTCCTGGACCACATGTCCCTTCAGGACATGGCCAACACTGCGGTTTCCAAATCCCCCAGCCTCATCCACCTGGACATCAGCTACAACCAGCTACGTGTCATCCAGCCTTTCTCTGAAGGGTCATCAAACCTGGCACGCCTGAACCTGGCCGGGAACCCCATCTACTGCAACTGCTACCTGCGACCACTCAG GGAGTGGGCGATCCGCAGCAAGGTGAAGCTGATGGGCACGTGTGGAGGACCAGCTCATTTCTCTGGAGAAAACCTGGACACAGTCTACCCTCCACAGCTGCGCTGCCAGAGCCAGGAGGCCATGCTGAAGGCTGAGTTTGAGGAGGCATCCAGGATCACTCCACCACCCACTCAAGAGCCAGAGAACAAAATCAAGTGTCCTGCCAACTGTGTCTGCGAG GCTGAGACGCACCACTCTTCCTGTGAAAACCGTGGTCACTCAAAAGTTCCCCGGGGTTTCTCTCCCGCCACGCGTTTCCTCGACCTCCGTGGCAACCACTTCCACTACATTCCCAGCAACAGCTTCCCTGGTGTTGCCCAGGTTGTGTCTCTGCACCTGCAGCGCTGCAAGATTGTGGAGGTGGAGGACGGCGCTTTCAGTGGGATGAAGGGACTGACCTACCTGTACCTGTCAGAGAATGACCTCACTTCCCTCAGCCCTGATGCCTTTAAAG GTCTCCCTCAGCTGACTTACCTGCATCTGGAGAAAAACCGCTTCACCATCTTCCCCAAAGGAGCCTTTAATCCGGTGCCCAGCCTGCTGGCACTTCACTTGGAGAACAACGCCATCACCAAGCTGGAAGCGGGCATCTTGACCGGAGCTGAGGGTCTCAGATCTCTGTACCTCACTGGAAATGCCATTGTTAACATGTCGCCCAAAGCTCTGGACCAAGCCACTGACCTTGATACACTTCACCTGGGAGGAAACAAGTTGAAGGAGGTGCCCACCGAAGCACTGAGCAGGGTGGAGAACCTCAGAGACCTGAGGTTGTCGGGGAATTCCATCCGCTGGGTGGGGCCAAATGCTTTCCGACCTCTGGAGAGCTCACTGAAGGAGCTGTATCTGGATAACATGGGACTGGAGAAG ATGTCACAGAACTCTCTGGCAGGTCTGGGTCCAGGGTTGAGGAGTCTCTTCCTGGAGGGCAACCAGCTGGAAGAGGTGCCTGACCTCCATCCTCTCACCTCTCTGGAGGTCATCAACCTGGCTGACAATCCTATGATGTGTGACTGCCCCCTGCTGCCACTACGCTT ATGGATCGAGAAGGTCAACCTGAAGGTACGAGCCACCTGTGCCAATCCTCCCGAGCTGAAGGGTCGCAGGGTCAAGGACGTCCACATCTTCAAAGCCTGCCCCGGAGGAGAAGGTCTCCCCTCCACCCCAACTGCCGCCCCAAAGTCCACCACGGCACCCAAACCTAAGCTGATGCACATCAAAAAGCCCAAATCCAAATCCAGACCTCGCAAGAGTCCAAACAccagaaaagcagcagcagcagcagcagcagccaagaAAGCAAAGAGAAGAAGCATGGC AGTCAACAGCTCGGTGCTGCTCTCCAGCACTTCATCTGCAGCGCCGTAG
- the l3mbtl2 gene encoding lethal(3)malignant brain tumor-like protein 2, translating into MPYHCVSYGCGKTVDNGATMFKFPKDPEEFRKWEKQIQRTRPNWKATPYSHLCSEHFGKEYFEHTLPLKLRPGAVPTVFLRPSCSSCSGVGCKKCLPSIQRRSISAEPNDDISAEISGPAPIHMDGGGDKDLTRGALKPGQKKRDDKPVVCEMCGTSGTLKTFFSRTKRFCSVSCSRSYSSNSKKSSVLARLKGRPPSKKATVLNKVKKALPIQNGLDGFEWGPYLEKDGSVAASVSCFRHAPLCSQWDDITVGMKVEVLNTNAVLPSKVLWIATVIQIAGYKALLRYEGFEQDGSHDFWCSLVSGELKPVGWCAMTSKLLVPPQDVKQNISDWKEYLMTKLVGANTLPVDFSLKLAETMKSPFRSGMRMEVVDPKHMSRTRVAVIDSYTGGRLHLVFSDQSDATENTVSSLWCHESSPLLHPMGWSSKVGHAIKTPIANATGAFKGFSDCSSRIFKKPRVVYMEGGFFEEGMKLEAIDPLNLGNICVATVKKVLLDGYLMVGIDGATSDNDQFCYHASSHAIFPVNFCKKNLIPLTVPKGYAYQMFTWEKYLLETNAKAAPAQLFNTDYPGHGFASNMKLEAADLMEPRLVCVATVKRYVGRLLLIHYDGWEDEYDQWVDHQSPDIYPVGWCELVGYPLQPPPGLVDINTLQVVRNKKCKQYYTGRKKKKYARKRLSDEQTTDDAGKEAEVTSVTGVTHLSPSEAEDLSLPPKMPCIQTKTELVEQEFCPVQVKVEEVEMVIDAPGNSKQICLTSVKQEDGGELSNSGQQWSSPENVAPAELTSLEDSYTADSNTEQSEHEDDMENYGAADEVLESSTELLTLEE; encoded by the exons ATGCCCTACCACTGTGTGTCGTACGGCTGTGGCAAGACTGTAGACAATGGTGCGACAATGTTCAAATTCCCCAAGGACCCTGAGGAGTTTCGCAAATGGGAGAAGCAGATCCAACGCACCCGTCCAAATTGGAAGGCCACGCCCTACTCTCACCTCTGCAGTGAGCATTTTGGCAAGGAGTACTTTGAGCACACTTTGCCTCTAAAGCTGAGGCCCGGAGCGGTTCCTACAGTGTTCCTTCGTCCATCCTGTTCTTCCTGCAGTGGAGTCGGCTGTAAAAAATGCCTGCCTTCCATCCAGCGGCGGAGCATTTCAGCTGAGCCTAATGATGACATTAGT GCTGAAATCAGTGGCCCGGCACCCATTCATATGGATGGAGGAGGTGACAAAGATCTTACAAGAGGAGCGTTAAAGCCGGGACAAAAGAAACGTGACGATAAGccag TGGTGTGTGAGATGTGTGGCACCAGCGGCACCTTAAAGACCTTCTTTTCGAGGACAAAGCGCTTCTGCAGTGTGTCCTGCTCACGCTCCTACTCGTCAAACTCCAAGAAGTCCTCCGTACTGGCACGTCTGAAG GGACGACCCCCCTCAAAAAAAGCTACTGTGCTCAACAAAGTGAAAAAGGCCCTTCCAATCCAAAATGGACTGGATG GTTTTGAGTGGGGCCCGTACTTGGAGAAGGATGGATCTGTGGCTGCATCGGTTTCTTGCTTCAGACAC GCTCCGCTCTGTTCCCAGTGGGATGATATCACTGTTGGGATGAAGGTGGAAGTCCTGAACACCAACGCTGTCCTGCCCAGTAAAGTCCTCTGGATCGCTACCGTTATCCAAATTGCTG GATACAAAGCTCTGCTGAGATATGAAGGCTTTGAGCAGGACGGCAGCCATGATTTCTGGTGCAGCCTCGTTTCGGGAGAGCTGAAGCCGGTTGGATGGTGCGCCATGACGAGCAAGCTGCTGGTGCCTCCACAAG ATGTGAAGCAGAACATTTCAGATTGGAAAGAGTATCTGATGACAAAGCTGGTGGGCGCCAACACTCTACCCGTTGATTTCTCCTTAAAG CTGGCAGAGACCATGAAGAGCCCTTTCAGATCAGGCATGCGTATGGAGGTGGTGGATCCCAAACACATGAGCCGAACCCGTGTGGCCGTCATAGACTCGTACACCGGAGGCCGTCTGCACCTGGTGTTCTCAGATCAGAGCGACGCCACAGAGAACACCGTGTCTTCCTTATGGTGCCACGAGTCAAGTCCCCTCCTGCACCCGATGGGCTGGTCCAGCAAAGTGGGTCACGCCATTAAGACGCCCATCG caaaTGCCACCGGTGCGTTCAAGGGTTTCTCAGACTGTTCATCGCGTATCTTTAAAAAG CCGAGGGTCGTCTACATGGAGGGCGGATTCTTTGAAGAAGGAATGAAACTGGAGGCCATCGACCCGCTCAACCTGGGAAACATCTGTGTGGCCACTGTGAAGAAG GTGCTGTTAGATGGTTACCTGATGGTTGGCATCGACGGCGCCACATCTGACAACGACCAGTTTTGTTACCACGCGTCTTCTCATGCCATCTTTCCTGTAAACTTCTGTAAAAAGAACTTAATCCCTCTCACTGTACCTAAAG GTTACGCCTATCAGATGTTCACCTGGGAAAAATACCTACTGGAGACCAACGCTAAAGCTGCACCAGCACAACTCTTCAACACT GATTACCCAGGTCACGGCTTTGCCTCCAACATGAAGCTGGAGGCGGCGGACCTGATGGAGCCGCGCCTCGTGTGCGTGGCCACGGTGAAGCGCTACGTGGGCCGTCTGCTGCTTATCCACTACGACGGCTGGGAGGATGAGTATGACCAATGGGTCGACCACCAGTCCCCAGACATCTACCCTGTGGGCTGGTGTGAACTGGTGGGGTATCCGCTTCAGCCGCCTCCTGGActag TTGATATAAACACACTCCAGGTGGTACGGAACAAGAAATGCAAGCAGTATTATACCGGAAGAAAGA AAAAAAAGTATGCAAGGAAGAGGCTCTCTGATGAACAGACTACAGACGATGCTGGAAAAGAGGCTGAGGtcacaagtgtcactggtgtcACTCACTTGAGTCCATCAGAGGCCGAGGACCTCAGTCTTCCACCGAAAATGCCTTGCATCCAAACGAAGACTGAGCTTGTGGAGCAGGAGT TCTGTCCAGTGCAGGTCaaagtggaggaggtggagatggTCATTGATGCTCCAGGCAACAGCAAACAAATCTGCCTGACTTCAGTCAAACAGGAGGACGGAGGAGAGCTGAGTAATTCAGGCCAGCAGTGGAGCAGCCCTGAAAACGTAGCACCCGCTGAGCTGACTTCGCTGGAGGACAGCTACACCGCCGACAGCAACACGGAGCAGAGTGAACACGAAGACGACATGGAAAACTACGGCGCTGCAGATGAAGTGCTGGAGAGCAGCACCGAGCTGTTGACTCTGGAGGAATGA